A single window of Candidatus Rhabdochlamydia oedothoracis DNA harbors:
- a CDS encoding IS110 family transposase: MKHYIGLDVSMKRTFICVLNEQGKIVHEGSEKTDPDLLADYFSKRDFQEIVVGFESGCLSHYLVTGFRKRAIDPLCMDARKLSTILALKINKTDKNDARGIAEALRSGMYTRVHCKPQDSVEKSILLVSRRALIKQQTQLKNTVRGLLKSYGIRLGSVGSKRFSSVVVKQIEKQEKSIVLSITSLLNTFDKVVEEVEKLDKEMLKLVSQDKEVQRLMTIPGVGPVTALTYKTEIFDPTRFNDSKSVGAYLGMTPKQYASGEVQRQGRISKCGSSELRSLLVEAGIVMLTRSKKWSKLKAWGLKIMRKKGMKKAALAVGRKLSVIMHKMLIEQKEFIYGEPKAA, from the coding sequence ATGAAGCATTATATTGGATTAGATGTATCAATGAAAAGAACTTTTATCTGTGTATTAAATGAACAAGGTAAGATTGTCCATGAAGGTTCAGAAAAAACAGATCCTGATTTACTAGCAGATTATTTTTCCAAAAGAGATTTTCAAGAAATCGTTGTTGGCTTTGAAAGTGGATGTTTATCTCATTACCTAGTCACAGGATTTAGAAAAAGAGCTATAGATCCCCTATGTATGGATGCAAGGAAGCTGAGTACGATTCTTGCTTTGAAAATAAATAAGACAGACAAAAATGATGCACGAGGAATCGCAGAAGCTCTTCGATCAGGTATGTATACACGAGTACACTGTAAGCCCCAAGATTCAGTAGAAAAAAGCATTTTGTTAGTTTCCAGAAGAGCGCTAATTAAACAGCAAACGCAGTTAAAAAATACTGTAAGGGGCTTGCTTAAAAGTTACGGAATACGATTGGGATCTGTGGGATCCAAAAGATTTTCGTCTGTGGTTGTAAAGCAGATAGAAAAACAGGAAAAAAGTATTGTTCTGAGCATAACCTCTCTATTAAATACCTTTGATAAGGTAGTTGAGGAAGTAGAAAAACTGGATAAAGAAATGCTTAAGCTGGTCAGTCAAGATAAAGAAGTACAACGGCTTATGACAATCCCTGGCGTAGGACCTGTAACAGCATTAACCTATAAAACAGAAATTTTTGATCCCACTCGTTTTAACGATTCTAAATCAGTAGGAGCCTATCTTGGTATGACGCCTAAACAGTATGCCTCCGGAGAGGTGCAAAGACAGGGAAGAATTTCAAAATGTGGATCCAGTGAACTTAGATCTCTATTAGTTGAAGCCGGAATAGTAATGCTGACACGAAGTAAGAAATGGAGCAAGCTAAAAGCTTGGGGATTAAAAATCATGAGAAAAAAAGGAATGAAGAAAGCCGCCTTAGCAGTAGGTAGAAAGTTATCCGTAATTATGCATAAGATGCTGATTGAACAAAAAGAATTTATTTACGGTGAGCCAAAGGCAGCTTAA
- a CDS encoding IS630 family transposase, with product MKYSRSGMTDWLIQHGFVYKRPKKIPGKLDPEKQRIFIEQYRALKETLNPDEEIYFIDAVHPEHQSQAVCGWIKKGVQKTLQTSGKQLRLHFAGALCLTGMKIFTEEYKTVDADAMLDFFKKLEKQTEARIIHVILDNARSNKNKKLEEFLMSSRIKVHYLPPYSPNLNPIERLWKILKEKTVYNRYYETSVTFFQAIRGFFLEEIPKITDILKCRINDKFQVVDLNPIKLAV from the coding sequence ATAAAATATTCCCGAAGTGGCATGACAGATTGGCTCATACAGCACGGATTTGTTTATAAACGTCCTAAAAAGATTCCTGGGAAATTAGATCCTGAAAAACAACGAATTTTCATAGAACAATATAGGGCTTTAAAGGAGACCTTAAACCCTGATGAAGAGATCTATTTCATAGATGCTGTGCATCCTGAACATCAGTCCCAAGCCGTATGTGGATGGATCAAAAAAGGCGTTCAAAAGACTTTGCAGACATCCGGGAAACAATTGCGATTGCATTTTGCTGGAGCTCTTTGCCTGACAGGAATGAAGATTTTTACAGAGGAATATAAGACAGTTGATGCCGATGCAATGCTCGATTTTTTCAAGAAGCTAGAAAAACAGACAGAGGCTCGAATTATTCATGTAATTTTGGATAATGCAAGATCAAACAAAAATAAGAAACTAGAAGAGTTTCTGATGTCTTCTAGGATTAAAGTGCACTATCTCCCTCCTTATTCGCCGAATTTGAATCCTATTGAACGCTTGTGGAAGATCTTAAAGGAAAAGACGGTATACAATCGATATTACGAAACGTCGGTGACTTTTTTTCAGGCAATTAGAGGATTCTTCTTAGAAGAGATACCGAAAATAACAGATATTTTGAAATGTAGGATAAACGACAAGTTTCAAGTCGTTGACTTAAATCCCATTAAGCTAGCCGTTTGA
- a CDS encoding IS630 family transposase, which yields MKKLIPSQRADLEHKLKHPKDYSERNRLCVILGYDEGISTKNLAKTLRISPITVQKYLREYDSENKTGSSPRGGSKSKLSQDQKESLLKHLHEKTYLKVKGIIAYVHEQYGIKYSRSGMTDWLIQHGFVYKRPKKIPGKLDPEKQRIFIEQYRALKETLNPDEEIYFIDAVHPEHQSQAVCGWIKKGVQKTLQTSGKQLRLHFAGALCLTGMKIFTEEYKTVDADAMLDFFKKLEKQTEARIIHVILDNARSNKNKKLEEFLMSSRIKVHYLPPYSPNLNPIERLWKILKEKKVYSYLKYY from the coding sequence ATGAAAAAACTGATCCCTAGCCAGAGAGCTGACTTAGAACACAAGTTAAAGCATCCAAAAGACTATTCTGAACGGAATAGGCTTTGTGTAATTTTGGGCTATGATGAGGGTATCTCAACAAAAAATCTTGCTAAAACACTCCGGATAAGCCCTATCACTGTTCAGAAATACCTCAGAGAATATGATTCCGAAAATAAAACTGGAAGTAGCCCTCGAGGCGGTAGCAAATCAAAACTTTCACAAGACCAAAAAGAGTCTCTACTAAAACACCTACATGAAAAGACCTATCTTAAAGTCAAAGGGATCATAGCTTATGTGCATGAGCAATATGGGATAAAATATTCCCGAAGTGGCATGACAGATTGGCTCATACAGCACGGATTTGTTTATAAACGTCCTAAAAAGATTCCTGGGAAATTAGATCCTGAAAAACAACGAATTTTCATAGAACAATATAGGGCTTTAAAGGAGACCTTAAACCCTGATGAAGAGATCTATTTCATAGATGCTGTGCATCCTGAACATCAGTCCCAAGCCGTATGTGGATGGATCAAAAAAGGCGTTCAAAAGACTTTGCAGACATCCGGGAAACAATTGCGATTGCATTTTGCTGGAGCTCTTTGCCTGACAGGAATGAAGATTTTTACAGAGGAATATAAGACAGTTGATGCCGATGCAATGCTCGATTTTTTCAAGAAGCTAGAAAAACAGACAGAGGCTCGAATTATTCATGTAATTTTGGATAATGCAAGATCAAACAAAAATAAGAAACTAGAAGAGTTTCTGATGTCTTCTAGGATTAAAGTGCACTATCTCCCTCCTTATTCGCCGAATTTGAATCCTATTGAACGCTTGTGGAAGATCTTAAAGGAAAAGAAGGTATATAGTTATTTAAAATATTATTGA
- a CDS encoding IS630 transposase-related protein, with translation MPKPYSMDLRKRVLQYLEENNDKMKASQLFQVGIATVYRWVKRKKQRGNVEPLKKKSTYKKIDDQRLIAYVEKNPDHFLSEIAKHFGLTLQAIFYALKRLKITRKKRLRFIRKGMRKQERNI, from the coding sequence ATGCCTAAACCTTATTCAATGGATCTAAGAAAACGAGTGCTTCAATACCTAGAAGAAAATAACGACAAAATGAAGGCCAGCCAGCTATTTCAAGTTGGGATTGCAACTGTCTACCGATGGGTAAAGCGTAAGAAACAAAGAGGAAACGTAGAACCTCTAAAAAAGAAAAGCACTTATAAGAAAATTGATGATCAGAGATTAATCGCTTATGTAGAAAAAAACCCCGATCATTTTTTATCAGAGATTGCAAAGCATTTTGGTTTGACTTTGCAAGCAATCTTTTACGCTTTGAAAAGACTCAAGATCACAAGAAAAAAAAGATTGCGTTTTATAAGGAAAGGAATGCGGAAGCAAGAGCGGAATATCTAA